A single Thermaerobacter sp. FW80 DNA region contains:
- a CDS encoding Xaa-Pro peptidase family protein has translation MWRISDPELQRRRRRVLEEASRRGAAAFVAYSPTSIFYLTNFHFIPTERPIALVLEESGRCGLLVPRLEREHAQMAARVDEVRDYPEYPGDVHPMEHLARWLRDRGLARAHLLAEAAGYASAWGYQGPPLAELLPDARITVDTRLIERHRMVKSAEEIALIRESCRWAGRAHRLLQEYAAAGASEVAISHRASHEATMAMLQACGEARPVVPPSAHAGFRGQVGPNSALPHAVTINAVLRPGDVLVTGATAHVGGYCSELERTMFVGEPSPEQARFFRHMVALQEVAFAAIKPGVPCAAVDREVRRYYDEHGLWPYWRHHVGHNIGLLGHEPPFLDVGDETVIEPGMLFTVEPGLYVPGMGGFRHSDTVLVTDKGIEILTDYPRDLESLICG, from the coding sequence ATGTGGCGGATCAGCGACCCGGAGCTCCAGCGCCGCCGTCGGCGCGTGCTGGAGGAGGCGAGCCGGCGGGGCGCCGCCGCCTTCGTCGCGTACAGCCCGACGTCGATCTTCTACCTGACCAACTTCCACTTCATCCCCACGGAGCGCCCCATCGCCCTGGTGCTCGAGGAGAGCGGCCGCTGCGGGCTGTTGGTCCCGCGCCTGGAACGCGAGCACGCCCAGATGGCGGCGCGCGTCGACGAGGTCCGCGACTACCCGGAGTACCCGGGGGACGTCCACCCCATGGAGCACCTGGCGCGGTGGCTGCGGGACCGCGGCCTGGCCCGGGCCCACCTCCTGGCCGAGGCCGCGGGCTACGCCTCGGCGTGGGGATACCAGGGCCCGCCCCTGGCCGAGCTCTTGCCGGACGCTCGGATCACCGTGGACACCCGTCTGATCGAGCGGCACCGGATGGTGAAGTCGGCCGAGGAGATCGCCCTGATCCGGGAGAGCTGCCGCTGGGCGGGGCGCGCCCACCGGCTGCTCCAGGAATACGCGGCCGCTGGCGCCAGCGAGGTGGCGATCAGCCACCGCGCCTCCCACGAGGCCACCATGGCGATGCTCCAGGCGTGCGGGGAGGCCAGGCCGGTGGTCCCGCCCTCGGCCCACGCCGGCTTCCGCGGGCAGGTGGGGCCGAACAGCGCCCTGCCCCACGCCGTCACCATCAACGCCGTGCTCCGGCCGGGCGACGTGCTGGTGACGGGGGCCACCGCCCACGTGGGCGGGTACTGCAGCGAGCTGGAGCGCACCATGTTCGTCGGCGAGCCGAGCCCCGAGCAGGCCCGGTTCTTCCGGCACATGGTGGCGCTGCAGGAGGTCGCCTTCGCCGCCATCAAGCCGGGCGTCCCCTGCGCCGCCGTGGACCGGGAGGTGCGCCGGTACTACGACGAACACGGCCTCTGGCCCTACTGGCGCCACCACGTGGGCCACAACATCGGGCTGCTGGGCCACGAGCCGCCCTTCCTGGACGTGGGCGACGAGACCGTGATCGAGCCCGGCATGCTGTTCACGGTGGAGCCCGGCCTCTACGTGCCGGGCATGGGCGGCTTCCGCCACTCGGACACGGTGCTGGTCACGGACAAGGGCATCGAGATCCTGACCGACTACCCGCGGGACCTGGAGAGCCTGATCTGCGGCTAG
- the gatC gene encoding Asp-tRNA(Asn)/Glu-tRNA(Gln) amidotransferase subunit GatC produces MAEITREEVRRIAALARLGLDPAEEERLAAQMERIVEAMARLRRVDVGDAAPLTHVLASLANVTRPDEPRPGTDREALLAAAPDRSGPFLRVPRVIE; encoded by the coding sequence ATGGCCGAGATCACGCGGGAGGAGGTGCGGCGGATCGCCGCCCTGGCCCGGCTGGGCCTCGATCCCGCCGAGGAGGAGCGCCTGGCCGCCCAGATGGAGCGGATCGTCGAGGCCATGGCCCGCCTGCGCCGGGTCGACGTCGGCGACGCGGCGCCGCTAACCCACGTCCTGGCGAGCCTCGCCAACGTGACCCGACCCGATGAGCCGCGGCCGGGCACGGACCGCGAGGCCCTGCTGGCCGCCGCCCCCGACCGCAGCGGGCCGTTCCTGCGCGTTCCCCGGGTGATCGAGTGA
- the gatB gene encoding Asp-tRNA(Asn)/Glu-tRNA(Gln) amidotransferase subunit GatB — MTGTAGAHRPRDAAAMPSRAATAKAPATADAVRDTAAGQAVATPASGGPRPAAGSSAEPWQERDGLRYRVIVGLEVHVELRTRTKIFCNCPNQFGAEPNTHVCPVCMGLPGTLPVLNQQALEYAALAALALNCRIARETKFDRKNYTYPDLPKGYQISQYDQPLAGGGWVEIDTPAGPKRIRIRRLHLEEDAGKSLHDQDAAGTLLDFNRAGVPLIEIVTEPDLASPEEARLFLQELRTAILYTGVSDVRMEEGSLRCDANVNVVVAGAGPDGGELRTPITEIKNLNSFRSVVRALEYEVARHLEAVRRGERLQRETRHWDEGRGVTRPSRGKEEAHDYRYFPEPDLPRLVLDEAWVEGLRARLPELPRQRRARYVDELGLPAYDAGVLTADPALARFFEDVVAAGVAPKAASNWIMSELLAHLNATGRSVQDLPFGPEQLASLLKLVDKGTISGKIAKQVFAEMLETGGDPEAIVRERGLVQITDEAQLVQWVERAIAENPEAVANYKGGKTNALGFLVGQVMRYSQGKANPQRVNQLLRQRLDG, encoded by the coding sequence ATGACGGGGACGGCGGGAGCCCATCGCCCCCGCGACGCCGCGGCGATGCCGTCCCGGGCCGCCACGGCAAAGGCCCCGGCGACCGCGGACGCGGTTCGCGACACTGCCGCGGGGCAGGCCGTCGCGACCCCCGCCTCCGGCGGCCCGCGGCCTGCGGCCGGTTCGTCCGCGGAACCGTGGCAGGAGCGGGACGGCCTGCGCTACCGGGTGATCGTGGGCTTGGAGGTCCACGTGGAGCTGCGGACGCGCACCAAGATCTTCTGCAACTGCCCGAACCAGTTCGGCGCCGAGCCCAACACCCACGTCTGCCCGGTGTGCATGGGCCTGCCCGGCACCCTGCCGGTGCTCAACCAGCAGGCCCTGGAGTACGCGGCCCTGGCGGCCCTGGCCCTGAACTGCCGCATCGCCCGGGAGACCAAGTTCGACCGGAAGAACTACACCTATCCCGATCTGCCCAAGGGCTACCAGATCTCCCAGTACGACCAGCCCCTGGCCGGCGGCGGCTGGGTGGAGATCGACACGCCGGCGGGCCCCAAGCGCATCCGCATCCGGCGCCTGCACCTGGAGGAGGACGCCGGCAAGTCCCTCCACGACCAGGACGCCGCGGGCACCCTGCTGGACTTCAACCGCGCGGGGGTGCCGCTGATCGAGATCGTCACCGAGCCCGACCTGGCCTCGCCCGAGGAGGCGCGCCTGTTCCTCCAGGAGCTGCGGACCGCGATCCTGTACACGGGCGTCTCCGACGTGCGCATGGAAGAGGGCTCTCTGCGCTGCGACGCCAACGTCAACGTGGTGGTGGCGGGCGCCGGCCCCGACGGGGGCGAGCTGCGGACGCCCATCACCGAGATCAAGAACCTCAACTCCTTCCGCTCGGTGGTCCGGGCCCTGGAGTACGAGGTGGCGCGCCACCTGGAGGCGGTGCGCCGGGGCGAGCGGCTCCAGCGGGAGACCCGCCACTGGGACGAGGGACGGGGCGTCACCCGGCCCTCCCGGGGCAAGGAGGAGGCCCACGACTACCGCTACTTCCCCGAGCCCGACCTGCCCCGCCTGGTGCTGGACGAGGCCTGGGTCGAGGGCTTGCGGGCGCGGCTGCCGGAGCTGCCCCGCCAGCGGCGGGCCCGCTACGTGGACGAACTCGGCCTGCCGGCCTACGACGCGGGCGTCCTCACGGCGGACCCGGCCCTGGCCCGGTTCTTCGAGGACGTGGTGGCGGCCGGGGTGGCGCCCAAGGCGGCCAGCAACTGGATCATGAGCGAGCTCCTGGCCCACCTCAACGCCACCGGCCGCTCGGTCCAGGACCTGCCCTTCGGTCCCGAGCAGCTGGCGTCGCTGCTCAAGCTCGTGGACAAGGGCACCATCAGCGGCAAGATCGCCAAGCAGGTCTTCGCCGAGATGCTGGAGACGGGCGGCGACCCCGAGGCCATCGTCCGCGAGCGGGGGCTCGTGCAGATCACCGACGAGGCCCAACTGGTGCAGTGGGTCGAGCGGGCCATCGCGGAGAACCCCGAGGCGGTGGCGAACTACAAGGGCGGCAAGACCAACGCCCTGGGCTTTTTGGTCGGCCAGGTGATGCGGTACAGCCAGGGCAAGGCCAACCCGCAGCGGGTGAACCAACTCCTGCGCCAGCGGCTGGACGGGTAG
- the gatA gene encoding Asp-tRNA(Asn)/Glu-tRNA(Gln) amidotransferase subunit GatA — MDELCYEPVHRLAQRLAAGEVSARELTQAFLDRIQALDGTVGAYLTVTAELALRQAREEDERRRRGEPVGPLSGIPVAVKDNLCIQGVPTTAASRLLAGYRPPYTATAVQRLRRAGAVILGKTNMDEFAMGSSTENSAFRTTRNPWDLERVPGGSSGGSAAAVAAGEAAAALGSDTGGSIRQPAAFCGVVGLKPTYGRVSRYGLIAFASSLDQIGPLTRDVTDAALVLEAIAGPDPADATSAPVPVPSWRESLTGEVKGLRIGLPREFFGDAVEAAVAGAVRAAVERLVADGATAEETSLPSAEHALPAYYLIATAEASSNLARYDGVRYGYRADADTVEGMYLETRKQFGAEVKRRILLGTFALREGYADAYYRKALQVRRLIKDDFDRLFATFDVLITPTSPGVAFPLGARTEDPLAMYAADICTLPVNLAGLPAVSVPCGFVDGLPVGLQVIGRPFAEDTVLRVAYAIEQRLRLDLRPPVGRVAA; from the coding sequence ATGGACGAACTCTGCTACGAACCGGTCCACCGCCTGGCCCAGCGCCTGGCGGCCGGCGAGGTCAGCGCCCGCGAGCTGACGCAGGCCTTCCTCGACCGCATCCAGGCGCTGGACGGCACCGTGGGCGCCTATCTGACGGTGACCGCGGAGCTGGCGCTCCGCCAGGCCCGCGAGGAAGACGAGAGGCGCCGTCGGGGCGAGCCCGTGGGACCGCTGTCGGGCATCCCGGTCGCCGTCAAGGACAACCTCTGCATCCAGGGCGTGCCGACCACCGCCGCCTCGCGGCTGCTGGCCGGCTACCGCCCGCCCTACACCGCCACCGCCGTCCAGCGGCTGCGCCGCGCTGGCGCGGTGATCCTCGGCAAGACCAACATGGACGAGTTCGCCATGGGCTCGTCCACCGAGAACTCCGCCTTCCGCACGACCCGCAACCCGTGGGACCTGGAGCGGGTCCCGGGCGGATCCAGCGGCGGGTCGGCCGCCGCCGTGGCGGCAGGGGAGGCGGCCGCCGCGCTGGGCTCGGACACCGGCGGCTCCATCCGCCAGCCGGCGGCCTTCTGCGGCGTGGTGGGTCTGAAGCCCACCTACGGCCGGGTCTCGCGCTACGGGCTGATCGCCTTCGCCTCGTCCCTGGACCAGATCGGCCCGCTGACCCGGGACGTCACCGACGCGGCCCTGGTGCTGGAGGCCATCGCGGGCCCGGACCCCGCCGACGCCACCTCCGCGCCGGTGCCGGTGCCCTCGTGGCGGGAGTCGCTGACGGGCGAGGTGAAGGGGCTGCGCATCGGGCTGCCCCGGGAGTTCTTCGGCGACGCCGTGGAGGCGGCGGTGGCGGGGGCCGTGCGCGCGGCGGTGGAGCGGCTGGTCGCCGACGGCGCCACGGCCGAGGAAACCTCCCTGCCCTCGGCCGAGCACGCCCTGCCGGCCTACTATCTCATCGCGACCGCGGAGGCGTCGTCCAACCTGGCGCGGTACGACGGGGTGCGCTACGGCTACCGCGCCGACGCCGACACCGTGGAGGGGATGTACCTCGAGACCCGCAAGCAGTTCGGCGCGGAGGTCAAGCGGCGCATCCTGCTGGGCACCTTCGCCCTGCGGGAGGGCTACGCCGACGCCTACTACCGCAAGGCGCTCCAGGTGCGCCGCCTGATCAAGGACGACTTCGACCGCCTGTTCGCAACCTTCGACGTGCTGATCACCCCCACGTCGCCCGGGGTCGCCTTCCCGCTGGGCGCCCGGACCGAGGACCCCCTGGCCATGTACGCCGCCGACATCTGCACACTGCCCGTCAACCTGGCGGGCCTGCCGGCGGTGTCGGTCCCCTGCGGCTTCGTCGACGGGCTGCCCGTGGGCCTGCAGGTGATCGGGCGGCCCTTCGCGGAGGACACCGTGCTGCGGGTGGCCTACGCCATCGAGCAGCGGCTGCGGCTGGACCTGCGGCCGCCTGTGGGGAGGGTTGCCGCATGA